Below is a genomic region from Nitrosopumilus sp. b3.
AATTGTTTTACTTGGGGCAATTAATAGAAAAGAATCTCGTGGTGCCCACGCAAGAACTGACTATACCAAACGTGATGATGCAAACTTTTTACATCATACACTTGCATATTATGATCCTAAAGAACCAATTATGAAAACACATCCTGTAACAATTACAAAATATCAACCAGTTGAGAGGAAATATTAGATGACGCGAGACGAACATAAAGAAGGAATCAAAGGGATGGCTAATCCTGGCCGATATGGGATTGAACGAGTAGCTTATTGGTTAATGCGATTAAGTGGATTGGGGCTTTTAGCATATTTTGTAGCTCACATTTATGAAACAAGTAATATTTTGAGAGGTCAAGTTGGATGGGATGAATTTCTAGAATTAACTCAAACTACTGAAGGACATGTTTTCTTGGCAATTGTAATTGCTATGTGTGTATTTCATACTGTTAATGGAATTAGAGTGATGTTGGGACATGGTGGTGTTGGTGTAGGAAAACCTGCAAGACCTGATTACCCATATGATCCAGCATCACAAAACTACAGACACAAAATTGGTATCTACTCTGCAATAGTTCTTGCTGCAATTGCTATGATGTATGGATTAGCTGTAATGTTTGGTGAATAAAATGAGAGAAAGCACAATTATGAAAATTCACTATGGGACCGCTCTTGCAGCAGTAGGTTTAGTTGCAGTTCACATTTTAATGCGACTTACAATGGGATTTGCCGAGTCTTTAGAATATGAAACTGTTTTAGCAAATTACAAATTCATTCCATATGCAATAATGTTAGAGTTGATATTGATTCTACTTTCTGTTCATGGATTTAATGGATTGAGAGTTATACTATTAGAATTAAAACAAGGACGTGTTTATGAAAAAGCTGTCTCATATGGTTGTCT
It encodes:
- a CDS encoding succinate dehydrogenase, whose amino-acid sequence is MTRDEHKEGIKGMANPGRYGIERVAYWLMRLSGLGLLAYFVAHIYETSNILRGQVGWDEFLELTQTTEGHVFLAIVIAMCVFHTVNGIRVMLGHGGVGVGKPARPDYPYDPASQNYRHKIGIYSAIVLAAIAMMYGLAVMFGE
- a CDS encoding succinate dehydrogenase — encoded protein: MRESTIMKIHYGTALAAVGLVAVHILMRLTMGFAESLEYETVLANYKFIPYAIMLELILILLSVHGFNGLRVILLELKQGRVYEKAVSYGCLAAMFGLIAYGSRTIIMTNMGMI